A genomic segment from Campylobacter sp. MG1 encodes:
- a CDS encoding YgeY family selenium metabolism-linked hydrolase — protein sequence MDFEAIKKAAEGYRADMTKFLRDVVKFPGESCGEEMHAKRILEEMQKVGFDECGIDKLGNVYGYMGKGKTCIAFDGHIDTVGIGNRDNWTFDPYEGYETDSEIGGRGVSDQLGGVISAVYGAKIMKDLGLLNDKYKVLVYGTVQEEDCDGMCWEYIIKKLGIKPEFVVSTEPTDGGIYRGQRGRMEIYVDVKGVSCHGSAPERGDNAAYKLAEIIQDIRALNNNGAGESTSIRGLVKMLDEKYNPEWKEANFLGRGTVTVSQIFYTSPSRCAVIDSCRISLDRRMTAGETWQNCLKEIEELPSVKKYGAKVGMYDYDVPSWTGERYPIECYFPTWVIPEDHKVTKALVEAYNGLYGTERIGSKETVAMRKKRPLVDKWTFSTNGVSIMGRNGIPCIGFGPGAEAEAHAPNEKTWKDDLVVCAAVYAALPTIYTK from the coding sequence ATGGATTTTGAAGCTATAAAAAAAGCTGCAGAAGGCTATAGAGCGGACATGACTAAGTTTTTAAGAGACGTAGTTAAATTCCCAGGTGAGAGTTGCGGTGAAGAAATGCACGCAAAAAGAATTCTAGAAGAAATGCAAAAAGTAGGATTTGATGAGTGTGGTATTGATAAATTAGGTAATGTATATGGTTATATGGGTAAAGGTAAAACTTGTATAGCATTTGATGGTCACATTGATACAGTTGGTATCGGTAATAGAGATAACTGGACATTTGACCCATATGAAGGTTATGAAACAGATAGCGAAATTGGTGGTCGTGGTGTAAGTGACCAATTAGGTGGTGTTATATCAGCTGTTTACGGTGCTAAAATTATGAAAGATTTAGGTCTTTTAAATGATAAATATAAGGTTTTAGTATATGGAACAGTACAAGAAGAAGACTGCGATGGTATGTGCTGGGAATATATTATTAAAAAATTAGGTATCAAACCAGAATTCGTAGTTTCAACTGAACCAACTGATGGTGGTATTTATAGAGGTCAACGTGGTAGAATGGAAATTTATGTAGATGTTAAAGGTGTTTCATGCCACGGTTCAGCTCCAGAAAGAGGAGATAACGCTGCTTATAAATTAGCTGAAATTATTCAAGACATAAGAGCATTAAACAATAATGGCGCTGGTGAAAGTACATCAATCAGAGGTCTTGTTAAAATGCTTGATGAAAAATATAATCCAGAATGGAAAGAAGCTAATTTCTTAGGTAGAGGAACTGTTACAGTATCTCAAATATTCTATACTTCTCCAAGTAGATGTGCTGTAATAGATTCATGTAGAATTTCACTAGATAGAAGGATGACTGCTGGTGAAACTTGGCAAAATTGTTTAAAAGAAATTGAAGAATTGCCATCAGTTAAAAAATATGGTGCAAAAGTTGGAATGTATGATTATGATGTTCCATCATGGACAGGTGAAAGATATCCAATTGAATGCTACTTCCCAACTTGGGTAATTCCAGAAGATCATAAAGTAACAAAAGCTTTAGTTGAAGCTTATAATGGTTTATATGGAACAGAAAGAATTGGTTCTAAAGAAACAGTTGCAATGAGAAAGAAAAGACCTTTAGTTGATAAATGGACATTCTCAACAAATGGTGTTTCAATCATGGGTAGAAATGGTATTCCTTGTATAGGTTTTGGACCAGGTGCAGAAGCTGAAGCTCACGCTCCAAATGAAAAAACTTGGAAAGATGACTTAGTTGTTTGTGCAGCAGTATATGCAGCTCTTCCAACAATTTATACAAAATAA
- a CDS encoding XdhC family protein, whose product MEENILKQVYDAVAKNEAIALVTLIEVKGSTPRDAGSIMAVYSDGRIIGSIGGGPMEYEVIKEALDAINKGESKEFNHALTPQGEFKAQCGGYAKGYIKVFNTKSKLIIAGGGHIGKKLLELGKFLGFYCIIVDNREEYKTEKSLQIADEIIICDYSNINEFLKIDENSYIVVVTQNCYCDFDCVKNILDKNFKYLGVIGSKSKQNFIRKSLKDSGFNDILINKIYGPTGLDISNQLPEEIAFSILSEILLIKNNGKLVHKKDKN is encoded by the coding sequence ATGGAAGAAAATATTTTAAAACAAGTTTATGATGCGGTTGCAAAAAATGAAGCAATAGCGCTAGTTACATTAATAGAAGTAAAAGGTAGCACCCCAAGAGATGCTGGTTCTATTATGGCTGTTTATTCAGATGGTAGAATTATAGGTTCAATAGGTGGAGGACCTATGGAATATGAGGTTATTAAAGAAGCTTTAGATGCTATAAACAAAGGTGAGTCAAAAGAATTTAACCATGCTTTAACTCCACAAGGTGAATTTAAAGCCCAATGTGGTGGATACGCTAAAGGATATATAAAAGTTTTTAATACTAAAAGTAAGCTCATAATAGCAGGTGGTGGACACATAGGTAAAAAATTATTAGAACTAGGTAAATTTTTAGGATTTTATTGCATTATAGTTGATAACAGAGAAGAATATAAAACTGAAAAATCATTGCAAATTGCCGATGAAATAATAATTTGTGATTATTCTAATATAAATGAATTTTTAAAAATTGATGAAAATAGCTATATTGTAGTTGTAACACAAAATTGTTATTGTGATTTTGACTGTGTGAAAAATATACTGGATAAAAATTTTAAATATTTAGGCGTCATAGGTAGTAAATCAAAGCAAAATTTCATAAGAAAATCTTTAAAAGACTCAGGTTTTAACGATATTTTAATAAATAAAATTTATGGTCCTACTGGACTTGATATATCTAATCAATTACCAGAAGAGATTGCATTTAGTATTTTAAGTGAAATTTTATTGATAAAGAATAATGGAAAATTAGTTCATAAAAAAGATAAAAATTAA
- the yqeB gene encoding selenium-dependent molybdenum cofactor biosynthesis protein YqeB, whose product MNDLVIIRGAGDIATGIAVRLYNSGFKIIMLDISQPSAIRRKVAFSEAIYDDECIVENIRGKKSNFDDIYNCLSQGIIPIIVDENLAILNHIKPKILVDSILAKKNLGTNINMADIVIGIGPGFNAKIDCHAVIETSRGHDLGRVIYNGSAKADTGVPGIIAGVGADRVIHSPCEGFIKCVKNIGDIVMKDEILAYVNKIPIKATISGVLRGIIKNEYYVTKNFKVADIDPRISEQKNCFSVSDKARSVGGGVLEAILYLNKG is encoded by the coding sequence ATGAATGATTTAGTAATAATTAGAGGTGCTGGCGATATTGCTACTGGTATAGCTGTTAGATTATATAATTCTGGTTTTAAAATTATTATGCTTGATATTTCACAACCTAGTGCAATTAGAAGAAAAGTCGCATTTTCAGAAGCAATTTATGATGATGAATGTATTGTTGAAAATATAAGAGGCAAAAAATCAAATTTTGATGATATTTATAACTGTTTATCTCAAGGAATAATACCAATAATCGTTGATGAGAATTTAGCAATTTTAAATCATATTAAACCAAAAATTTTAGTTGATTCTATTTTAGCTAAGAAAAATTTAGGAACTAATATAAATATGGCTGATATAGTTATAGGTATTGGACCAGGATTTAATGCAAAAATTGATTGTCATGCTGTAATAGAAACAAGTAGAGGACATGATTTAGGTAGAGTAATTTACAACGGTAGTGCTAAAGCAGATACCGGTGTTCCAGGAATTATTGCTGGAGTAGGTGCTGATAGAGTTATTCATTCACCTTGTGAGGGATTTATTAAATGTGTTAAAAATATAGGTGATATTGTTATGAAAGATGAAATTCTAGCATATGTTAATAAAATTCCTATAAAAGCTACTATAAGTGGAGTTTTAAGAGGAATTATTAAAAATGAATATTATGTTACAAAAAATTTCAAAGTAGCAGATATTGACCCTAGAATAAGTGAGCAAAAGAATTGTTTTAGTGTGTCAGATAAAGCAAGAAGTGTTGGTGGTGGCGTACTAGAAGCAATTTTATATTTAAATAAAGGATAA
- a CDS encoding M20 metallopeptidase family protein, protein MDIDFKQIENKVLEYRRYLHAHPEPSFEEYKTTEFIAQELEKLKIYEIRRLAKTGIVADFKVDKSNKTVAFRGDIDALILEEKGKCEFASKNKGVMHACGHDAHTAMLLGLAHAIASNPNNIKQNIRLIFQSGEELAPGGAKTLVDLGVMDGVDAIFAIHVMPGKPCGTISIKPKIASANKDTFDIIVNGKGGHSSMPQNCIDPILVASSIVVNLQSVVSRGVNPFSTAVVSTASFNSGSEYGVIPNDARITGAVRSFDNDVRAVVKEKMQSIVEGTANAYGAKARVIFPEWDYSAIYNDPNLCEWLCGLIPNYLGKDKLIIDEFPQSFSEDFSEYLTKSRGVMVWLGIDNIDKDTPKLHSPYFDPNEAAFIEGVKYFYMIAKEFYHYE, encoded by the coding sequence ATGGATATTGATTTTAAACAAATAGAAAATAAAGTATTAGAATACAGAAGATATTTACACGCTCATCCAGAGCCTTCATTTGAAGAATATAAAACAACTGAATTTATAGCACAAGAATTAGAAAAGTTAAAAATTTATGAGATAAGAAGATTAGCAAAAACTGGAATTGTAGCTGATTTTAAAGTTGACAAATCTAACAAAACTGTAGCTTTTAGAGGTGATATTGATGCACTTATATTAGAAGAAAAAGGGAAATGCGAATTCGCTTCAAAAAACAAAGGTGTAATGCACGCTTGTGGGCATGATGCACATACTGCAATGCTTCTTGGTTTAGCACATGCTATAGCTAGTAATCCTAATAATATTAAACAAAATATAAGATTGATTTTTCAAAGTGGTGAAGAATTAGCACCGGGAGGAGCTAAAACACTAGTTGATTTAGGAGTAATGGATGGAGTTGATGCTATTTTTGCTATACATGTTATGCCGGGAAAACCTTGTGGGACAATTTCAATAAAACCAAAAATTGCTAGTGCTAACAAAGACACATTTGATATTATCGTAAATGGTAAAGGTGGACATAGTTCAATGCCGCAAAATTGCATTGACCCTATTTTAGTAGCTTCATCAATAGTTGTAAATTTACAAAGTGTTGTATCAAGAGGGGTAAATCCATTTAGTACTGCTGTTGTATCAACTGCTAGTTTTAATTCAGGTTCAGAATATGGAGTAATCCCAAATGATGCTAGAATTACTGGTGCTGTTAGAAGTTTTGATAATGATGTAAGAGCAGTTGTGAAAGAAAAAATGCAAAGCATAGTAGAAGGAACGGCTAATGCTTATGGTGCAAAAGCGAGAGTAATTTTTCCAGAATGGGATTATTCAGCAATTTATAATGATCCAAATTTATGTGAGTGGTTATGTGGTTTAATTCCTAATTACCTAGGAAAAGATAAGTTAATAATAGATGAATTTCCACAAAGTTTTAGTGAAGATTTTTCAGAATATTTAACTAAAAGTCGTGGTGTAATGGTGTGGCTTGGAATTGATAATATAGATAAAGATACCCCAAAATTACATAGTCCATATTTTGATCCAAATGAAGCTGCATTTATTGAAGGTGTTAAATACTTTTATATGATTGCAAAGGAGTTTTATCATTATGAATGA
- the yqeC gene encoding selenium cofactor biosynthesis protein YqeC — protein MNNDLNQILDIKNNDVVAIIGSGGKTNLAYNLSKINQDKITVLTTTTKMFIIKKDDINASVNENYNKFISPTKGINIFGNIYENKIQPLDNDKMQNLIKESELFIYEADGSKMLPLKAWNDKEPVILENTTKCVGVLPLHILNHKVSPEIIHRYDLFLDKFSVKEGQIIDEALIVKICNEMFCKIDNKIEKFIFFNRTLDTINATKISKLLKKYKIFIGDLFKDKYIKINF, from the coding sequence ATGAACAATGACTTAAATCAAATTTTAGATATAAAAAATAATGATGTAGTAGCTATTATAGGTAGTGGTGGTAAAACAAATTTAGCTTATAATTTATCTAAAATTAATCAAGATAAAATAACTGTTTTAACAACTACTACAAAAATGTTTATTATAAAAAAAGATGATATTAATGCGTCAGTTAATGAAAATTATAATAAATTTATTTCACCAACTAAAGGTATAAATATTTTTGGAAATATTTATGAAAATAAAATACAACCATTAGATAATGATAAAATGCAAAATCTTATTAAAGAATCAGAATTATTTATTTATGAAGCTGATGGGTCAAAAATGTTACCTTTAAAAGCTTGGAATGATAAAGAACCTGTAATTTTAGAAAATACTACAAAATGTGTAGGGGTATTACCTTTGCACATTTTAAATCACAAAGTATCGCCAGAAATTATTCATAGATATGATTTATTTTTAGATAAATTTAGTGTAAAAGAAGGACAAATAATAGATGAGGCATTAATAGTGAAAATATGTAATGAGATGTTTTGTAAAATAGATAATAAAATTGAAAAATTTATATTTTTTAACAGGACTTTAGATACAATAAATGCAACTAAAATATCAAAATTATTAAAAAAATACAAAATTTTTATAGGTGATTTATTTAAAGACAAATATATAAAAATTAATTTTTAA
- the xdhC gene encoding xanthine dehydrogenase subunit XdhC, with the protein MKIKVCVNGQWYEKFIDIRISLLEFLRNELNLTGAKECCLVGECGACAVLVDGVNVNSCIYLAAWADGKNITTIEGIEKNGKLSDIQESFIKNGAVQCGFCTPGLIISSTALLNKKSNLTKFEIRRGISGNLCRCTGYQKIINAISEVDKNKCNKNEQ; encoded by the coding sequence ATGAAAATTAAAGTATGCGTTAATGGGCAATGGTATGAAAAATTTATTGACATTAGAATTTCTCTTTTAGAATTTTTAAGAAATGAACTTAATTTAACAGGTGCAAAAGAATGTTGTTTAGTAGGTGAATGTGGTGCTTGTGCGGTATTAGTTGATGGCGTAAATGTAAATAGTTGTATTTATTTAGCTGCTTGGGCTGATGGCAAAAATATTACTACTATAGAAGGTATTGAAAAAAATGGAAAATTAAGTGATATTCAAGAAAGTTTTATTAAAAATGGTGCGGTTCAATGCGGATTTTGCACTCCAGGATTAATTATTAGCTCAACAGCTTTATTAAATAAAAAGTCTAATCTAACTAAATTTGAAATAAGGCGTGGAATATCAGGTAATTTATGTCGTTGTACCGGTTATCAAAAAATAATAAACGCAATTAGTGAAGTTGATAAAAATAAGTGTAATAAAAATGAACAATGA
- the xdhB gene encoding xanthine dehydrogenase subunit XdhB: protein MYQLKSYTETNSIYQASEILINNENAMIIAGGTDVLVKMRDLKKSYIDKDLVGITRIKELNEIYKDKEENIIIGSCVNFTKLEENEIILKNIPILAKSSSLVGGPQIRNMGTIGGNICNGVTSAESASVLFALNAKLEIENINRKKIIPIENFYIDHAKVLLKQGDILSKIIINKKDYEGFKGVYFKFAPRNAMDIATIGVSVMLKEKNNKIEDIRLAYGVAGPIPLRAKNTEKLSINLELNEKNIDIICDNVLKETNTRNSWRASKAYRDNLIKVFTKRAILNLIGVDYEN, encoded by the coding sequence ATGTATCAATTAAAATCATATACAGAAACTAATAGTATTTATCAAGCAAGTGAAATTTTAATAAATAATGAGAACGCAATGATAATAGCGGGTGGCACAGATGTTTTAGTAAAAATGCGAGATTTAAAAAAATCTTACATAGATAAAGATTTAGTTGGCATTACTAGAATAAAAGAATTAAATGAAATTTATAAAGATAAAGAAGAAAATATAATAATAGGTTCGTGTGTAAATTTTACTAAATTAGAAGAAAATGAGATAATTTTAAAAAATATTCCTATACTTGCAAAAAGTTCTAGTTTGGTTGGTGGTCCTCAAATTAGGAATATGGGAACAATAGGAGGTAACATTTGTAATGGTGTAACTTCAGCTGAGAGCGCATCTGTTTTATTTGCATTAAATGCTAAATTAGAAATTGAAAATATTAATAGAAAAAAAATTATACCTATTGAAAATTTTTATATTGACCATGCAAAAGTATTGTTAAAGCAAGGGGATATTTTAAGCAAAATTATTATCAATAAAAAAGATTATGAAGGTTTTAAAGGAGTTTATTTTAAATTTGCACCAAGAAACGCTATGGATATAGCAACTATAGGAGTTTCTGTCATGCTTAAAGAAAAAAATAATAAAATAGAAGATATAAGATTAGCCTACGGAGTTGCAGGTCCTATTCCATTAAGAGCAAAAAATACTGAAAAATTATCAATAAACCTTGAATTGAATGAAAAAAATATAGATATTATTTGTGACAATGTATTAAAAGAAACAAATACTAGAAATTCTTGGAGAGCTTCAAAGGCTTATAGAGATAATTTAATTAAAGTTTTTACAAAAAGAGCAATTTTAAATCTTATAGGGGTTGATTATGAAAATTAA
- the xdhA gene encoding xanthine dehydrogenase subunit XdhA, translating into MKSNNTVGESVTRWDAYAKVTGRANYTADIPTKTKLYASIVRATITHGYVKNFDFSEALEVEGVIKILTYEDMPKNKFSTAGHPYGLDPATRDRYDRNILTNHVRLYGDEIAVVIATNELASRIAASKVKVEYDELPFYLTPKEALSKDAVLIHEDLDSNILKHTTSSVGDIKKGFDESDFIFTDNFKVPIQQHCHLESQIACAYKGDDNRWIVISSTQIPHILRRILGEAFGIRWSSFRVIKPFIGGGFGNKQDVTIEPLCVACSMAMNGQPVQIALSKEESIAYTRTRHEMEYSAKMGISKDGIIKALDIEVLSNKGAYASHTHAVGIKGGGMLLSLYDIPNFRYDIKTVYTNIATAGAMRGYGIPQVMFFIESFMENIARKMGFNSFEFRQKNIIKNHSYNPLNQVTQESVKLQECMDLAKKIFCYEDKLKQCKNYKHNYKKRGIGMANFSYTTGVYPKGLEIASARAILNQDASIKLMLGATEIGQGSDTVLAQIAAEVLTIPYESVIVDSITDTDTAPFDTGSYASRQSYVSGEAVKRAAIDLKNKIIKSAAKFKELDSNELILSNSKIINTNGDFIMSLEEVALNSMYNWQKAEILVGEGSYNCHNNSYSFGTCLAYVEVDCESGKVKILDILNVHDSGRILNPLLASSQVEGGMGMAIPYALSEELKYDKFGKVLNNNLLDYKVPTAMDLPDLNSAFVENYDPYGPFGNKSLGEPPMCLPAPAIRNAIVNALNIEINEIPITPEKIFNLKAKSCIN; encoded by the coding sequence GTGAAATCAAATAATACTGTAGGAGAAAGTGTTACTAGATGGGACGCTTATGCTAAAGTGACAGGTAGAGCGAATTATACAGCTGATATACCAACTAAAACAAAATTATATGCAAGTATAGTAAGAGCAACTATAACTCATGGTTATGTTAAAAATTTTGATTTTAGTGAAGCTTTAGAAGTTGAAGGTGTGATTAAAATTTTAACATATGAAGATATGCCAAAAAATAAATTTTCAACAGCTGGACATCCATACGGACTAGATCCAGCAACAAGGGATAGATATGATAGGAATATATTAACAAATCATGTTAGATTATATGGTGATGAGATAGCTGTTGTAATAGCTACAAATGAATTAGCATCAAGAATAGCTGCTAGTAAAGTCAAGGTTGAATATGATGAGTTGCCATTTTATTTAACTCCAAAAGAGGCTTTATCTAAAGATGCAGTTTTAATACATGAGGATTTAGACAGTAATATATTAAAACATACTACAAGTAGTGTTGGTGATATTAAAAAAGGTTTTGATGAATCAGATTTTATTTTTACCGATAATTTTAAAGTTCCAATACAGCAGCACTGTCATTTAGAAAGTCAAATTGCCTGTGCTTACAAAGGTGATGATAATCGTTGGATTGTTATATCATCAACTCAAATTCCACATATTTTAAGAAGAATTTTAGGTGAAGCTTTTGGTATAAGATGGAGTTCTTTTAGAGTTATCAAACCTTTCATAGGTGGTGGATTTGGAAATAAACAAGATGTTACTATAGAACCACTTTGCGTTGCTTGTTCTATGGCTATGAATGGTCAGCCAGTGCAAATTGCATTAAGTAAAGAAGAAAGTATTGCCTATACTAGAACAAGACATGAAATGGAATATTCTGCAAAAATGGGTATAAGTAAAGATGGTATAATAAAAGCACTCGATATAGAAGTATTATCTAACAAAGGTGCTTACGCTTCACACACTCATGCTGTAGGAATAAAGGGTGGTGGAATGTTACTATCGCTTTATGATATACCAAATTTTAGATATGATATTAAAACCGTTTATACAAATATTGCTACTGCTGGTGCTATGAGAGGTTATGGTATTCCACAAGTTATGTTTTTTATTGAAAGCTTTATGGAAAATATTGCTAGAAAAATGGGTTTTAATTCATTTGAATTTAGACAAAAAAACATTATAAAAAATCACTCTTATAATCCACTAAATCAAGTTACACAAGAATCTGTAAAATTGCAAGAATGTATGGATTTAGCTAAAAAAATATTTTGTTACGAAGATAAATTAAAACAATGTAAAAACTATAAGCATAATTATAAAAAACGTGGTATAGGAATGGCAAATTTTTCTTATACTACCGGTGTTTATCCAAAGGGCTTAGAGATTGCTAGTGCTAGAGCTATACTAAATCAAGATGCTAGTATAAAATTAATGCTAGGTGCGACTGAAATCGGGCAAGGTTCTGATACCGTTTTAGCACAAATTGCAGCTGAAGTTTTAACAATTCCATATGAAAGTGTTATAGTAGATAGTATTACTGATACTGATACAGCACCATTTGATACAGGCTCATATGCATCAAGGCAAAGTTATGTAAGTGGTGAAGCAGTTAAAAGGGCTGCTATAGATTTGAAAAATAAAATCATAAAAAGTGCTGCTAAATTTAAAGAATTAGATTCTAATGAGTTAATCTTATCAAATTCAAAAATAATAAATACAAATGGTGATTTTATAATGAGTTTAGAGGAAGTCGCTTTAAATTCTATGTATAATTGGCAAAAAGCTGAAATTTTAGTGGGTGAAGGTTCTTATAATTGTCATAATAATTCTTATTCTTTTGGTACTTGTTTAGCTTATGTAGAAGTTGATTGCGAGAGTGGAAAGGTTAAAATTTTAGATATTTTAAATGTTCATGATAGTGGTAGAATTTTAAATCCATTATTAGCTAGTTCTCAAGTAGAAGGTGGTATGGGAATGGCTATTCCTTATGCTTTAAGTGAAGAATTAAAGTATGATAAATTTGGAAAAGTATTAAATAATAATTTATTAGATTATAAAGTTCCGACTGCTATGGACTTACCTGATTTAAATTCAGCTTTTGTAGAAAATTATGACCCATATGGACCTTTTGGTAACAAATCTTTAGGTGAACCTCCTATGTGTTTACCAGCTCCAGCAATTAGAAATGCAATAGTTAATGCTTTAAATATTGAAATTAATGAAATTCCAATTACACCAGAAAAAATTTTTAATCTAAAGGCTAAATCATGTATCAATTAA
- a CDS encoding nucleotidyltransferase family protein, with protein sequence MKSAGILLAAGYSRRLGQDKSFVKYKGFNLIDLAIKNFLLSNLNKHIVIAGLNNYDYIHTKYPKINVILNLNNTGQNSSIKLGIENIKDYDFAMFMAIDQPFLKLSTINKVISNYKKNHIVVSSYNGNNGLPTIFDKIYFNELLQIVGDKGGKDVITKYLDKVIFVNGLDEIENFDIDTQEDLEILRRNCEIK encoded by the coding sequence TTGAAAAGTGCAGGTATTCTTTTAGCAGCTGGTTACTCTAGAAGATTAGGACAAGATAAGTCATTTGTAAAATATAAAGGGTTTAATTTAATAGATTTAGCTATTAAAAATTTTTTACTTTCAAATTTAAATAAACACATAGTTATAGCTGGTTTAAATAATTATGATTACATACATACAAAATATCCAAAAATAAATGTAATATTAAATTTAAACAACACTGGTCAAAATAGTAGTATAAAGTTAGGTATAGAGAATATAAAAGATTATGACTTTGCTATGTTTATGGCAATAGATCAACCATTCTTAAAATTATCAACAATTAATAAAGTTATAAGTAATTATAAAAAAAATCATATTGTAGTATCTAGTTATAATGGTAATAACGGGTTACCAACTATTTTTGATAAGATTTATTTTAATGAACTTTTGCAAATAGTAGGAGATAAGGGAGGTAAAGATGTAATAACAAAATATTTAGACAAGGTAATTTTTGTAAATGGTTTAGATGAAATAGAAAATTTTGACATTGATACACAAGAAGATTTAGAAATTTTAAGGAGAAATTGTGAAATCAAATAA
- a CDS encoding uracil-xanthine permease family protein produces the protein MKEENHNNLNGRELIYQLEGRPPFMVAFPLGLQHILAMFAGNLAPILIIIGVLNGVDPSLGFAISAENSIKMVQVAMLASGLTTLLQLYPFRKGNLQVGANLPIVMGTAFAFVPTAITIAGNYGLPTVLGSCLVGSFVTIAMGFLYKHLKKYFTELVIGSVLIAIGIHLLDVGVQYCAGGAAAKKLGGYGSVSNLALAFTTFAVIIFLQKFGKGMFKISAILIGLVVGYILGIFTGKVNLSIIANADWFGLPMPAMFITDYKFELAPIISAAIIYVVIGLETIGNVNGITIAAFDRPAKEKETSGAILADGVGCLVASLLNALPNTAFGQNAGIIAMTKIVNKWCITLGAFLIIGAAFIPKLGAVFRAIPDCVLGGAVITVFAMIVINGIKMISQAGFSNRNVMVLGITFGLGYGFGVHPEITQGLPSYISWIFKDTVACVCMIAMLASIIFPDDKSVKE, from the coding sequence ATGAAAGAAGAAAATCATAATAATTTAAATGGACGAGAATTAATATATCAGTTGGAAGGTCGCCCACCTTTTATGGTGGCATTCCCTTTAGGTTTGCAACATATTTTAGCAATGTTTGCTGGAAACTTAGCTCCTATACTAATTATTATAGGTGTTTTAAATGGTGTTGATCCTAGCTTAGGTTTCGCAATTTCAGCTGAAAATAGTATAAAAATGGTTCAAGTTGCAATGCTTGCTTCTGGACTTACAACTTTGTTACAATTATATCCTTTTAGAAAAGGCAACTTACAAGTAGGTGCAAATTTACCTATAGTAATGGGGACAGCTTTTGCATTTGTACCAACAGCGATTACTATAGCTGGCAATTACGGATTACCAACTGTTTTAGGCTCTTGTTTAGTTGGTAGTTTTGTTACTATAGCGATGGGATTTTTATATAAACATCTTAAAAAATATTTTACGGAACTAGTAATAGGTTCAGTGCTTATTGCTATTGGAATACATTTGCTTGATGTTGGTGTTCAATATTGTGCAGGTGGAGCAGCAGCAAAAAAACTTGGTGGATATGGTTCTGTTTCTAACTTAGCTTTAGCATTTACAACCTTTGCTGTTATAATTTTCTTACAAAAATTCGGTAAAGGAATGTTTAAAATTTCAGCTATCTTAATAGGCTTGGTAGTTGGATATATATTAGGTATATTTACCGGAAAAGTAAATTTAAGCATTATAGCTAATGCTGATTGGTTTGGGTTACCTATGCCAGCAATGTTTATTACTGATTACAAATTTGAATTAGCACCAATAATAAGTGCTGCAATAATATATGTAGTAATAGGACTTGAAACTATAGGTAATGTTAATGGTATTACCATAGCTGCATTTGATAGACCAGCTAAAGAAAAAGAAACTAGTGGAGCTATATTAGCCGATGGTGTTGGTTGTTTGGTAGCTAGTTTATTAAATGCTTTACCTAATACTGCTTTTGGTCAAAATGCTGGAATTATAGCTATGACTAAGATTGTTAATAAATGGTGCATTACTTTAGGTGCATTTTTAATAATCGGTGCTGCATTTATACCGAAATTAGGTGCTGTTTTTAGAGCTATTCCTGATTGTGTTTTAGGTGGAGCAGTTATTACTGTTTTTGCTATGATAGTTATTAATGGTATAAAAATGATATCTCAAGCAGGATTTAGTAATAGAAATGTAATGGTACTTGGTATTACTTTTGGTTTAGGATATGGTTTTGGTGTTCATCCAGAAATTACTCAAGGATTACCATCTTATATTAGTTGGATTTTCAAAGATACTGTTGCTTGTGTATGTATGATAGCAATGCTTGCTTCTATAATATTCCCTGATGATAAATCAGTTAAAGAATAG